Proteins encoded in a region of the Candidatus Nanosynbacter sp. HMT-352 genome:
- the smpB gene encoding SsrA-binding protein SmpB, which translates to MSKLKAKKPATQNIVNRRARFDYELGEEIVAGLVLTGMEVRAAREGHVQLKGSFVSLRNGELWLNNASFSLRLNVRGEANSRSVDTSARKLLVSKKQLSNFTEAKKQGMTIVPTKLLTNEKFIKVVIALGKGKKNYDKRQTIKRRDQDRETKRLISNR; encoded by the coding sequence ATGTCGAAGCTAAAAGCCAAAAAACCAGCTACGCAAAATATCGTCAATCGTCGCGCACGGTTTGATTATGAACTTGGCGAAGAAATAGTTGCCGGCTTAGTTTTAACTGGAATGGAAGTACGAGCCGCCAGAGAAGGTCACGTCCAGCTTAAAGGCTCATTTGTTAGCTTAAGAAATGGCGAACTATGGCTAAATAACGCTAGTTTTTCCTTGCGTTTAAACGTTCGCGGAGAAGCAAATAGCCGCTCAGTCGACACTTCGGCGCGGAAATTATTGGTAAGTAAAAAACAGTTATCTAATTTTACAGAAGCCAAAAAACAGGGAATGACAATTGTCCCAACCAAATTATTGACCAACGAAAAATTCATTAAAGTTGTAATTGCACTCGGAAAAGGTAAGAAAAATTACGACAAACGCCAAACCATCAAACGCCGCGACCAAGATAGGGAAACTAAAAGGCTTATCTCTAATAGATAA
- a CDS encoding ABC-F family ATP-binding cassette domain-containing protein has protein sequence MIADIHITEKSFGDKTLMKDVKFSVDDGEKVGVVGRNGVGKSTLFGILAGTDNDYTGEVVFRRGITIATTAQEHHGLGEQTVMSYILSGLPEYSKLKKIIDEYPLTMGDNMRKIEEYTQALERFDQKGFYQVEEKIERELSNFQLDGYGNRKISSLSGGQKRLVEIVKIMHSEAHLALIDEPTNHMDYVAKQQFIDWINSQPHQAMLIITHDRDVLGQVDRIVEIKDGQAVSYRGNYDAYLKQNAQATTTGMNNFEQIEKRIVNLKQKVLDYQRLKEKSRNPGTIQKFKRLENESRAELAELSEMEKPTFWIDKESASQLDYKSAERYGKFKSRNIRLSMKDASSRSQHVLVRAENVAVGISERILFEDVNIDLREGEAIEIRGRNGAGKTTLIRMILASGKSFDGSPILYSGDIFLDPQVRIGVYEQEIDEKYLADPLEKAIEKLYMSRDLSISDTKIRQLLADYLFTDADRMTPLARLSGGQKARFQIISMLANDPQLLVLDEPTNHLDLPSIEELETALAKYSGAILYVSHDNYFREKLGGKVVQIGAE, from the coding sequence ATGATAGCTGATATTCATATCACTGAAAAAAGTTTTGGTGATAAGACGTTAATGAAAGACGTCAAGTTTAGTGTGGACGATGGCGAGAAAGTCGGCGTGGTTGGTCGTAACGGCGTTGGTAAGTCGACGCTTTTTGGAATATTGGCGGGTACAGATAATGATTACACGGGAGAAGTTGTTTTTCGCCGTGGCATTACGATTGCGACTACCGCTCAGGAACATCACGGTTTGGGTGAGCAAACGGTTATGTCGTATATTCTTAGCGGACTTCCAGAATATTCTAAGCTAAAGAAAATTATCGATGAATATCCACTAACCATGGGCGACAATATGCGAAAAATTGAAGAATATACGCAAGCCCTGGAACGGTTTGATCAAAAAGGATTTTATCAAGTTGAAGAGAAAATTGAGCGAGAGTTGAGTAATTTTCAATTAGATGGTTATGGTAATCGGAAGATTTCTTCCCTGTCTGGTGGGCAAAAAAGGCTGGTGGAAATTGTTAAAATTATGCACTCGGAGGCGCATTTGGCGCTGATTGACGAGCCTACCAACCACATGGATTACGTTGCGAAACAGCAGTTTATCGATTGGATAAATTCCCAGCCACATCAAGCGATGCTAATCATTACGCATGATCGCGATGTATTAGGGCAAGTTGATCGAATAGTTGAGATTAAGGACGGTCAAGCCGTGAGTTACCGCGGAAATTATGATGCGTATTTGAAGCAGAATGCTCAAGCGACGACGACTGGAATGAACAATTTTGAGCAGATTGAGAAGCGAATTGTTAACTTGAAACAAAAAGTTTTGGACTATCAAAGGCTTAAGGAGAAGTCGCGTAATCCCGGCACGATTCAGAAATTTAAGCGTTTGGAGAATGAGTCGCGGGCGGAGCTGGCGGAATTGTCAGAAATGGAAAAGCCGACGTTTTGGATTGATAAAGAATCTGCTAGTCAATTGGACTATAAATCGGCCGAGCGTTACGGAAAATTCAAGTCGCGTAATATTCGCCTGAGTATGAAAGATGCGTCCAGTCGCAGCCAGCATGTGTTGGTTCGTGCGGAAAATGTGGCGGTTGGGATTAGTGAGCGGATATTGTTTGAGGACGTGAATATTGATTTGCGTGAAGGTGAAGCGATTGAAATTAGAGGTCGCAATGGCGCTGGTAAGACTACGTTGATTCGGATGATTTTGGCGTCGGGCAAGAGTTTTGACGGCAGTCCTATTCTTTATTCTGGTGATATTTTCCTTGATCCGCAGGTTCGAATTGGTGTTTATGAGCAGGAAATTGACGAAAAGTATCTGGCTGATCCGCTAGAAAAAGCAATTGAAAAGTTATATATGAGTCGAGACTTATCAATTTCTGATACGAAAATTCGACAACTTTTGGCTGACTATTTGTTCACGGACGCTGATCGAATGACGCCGCTGGCTCGTTTGTCTGGCGGACAAAAAGCTCGCTTTCAGATTATTTCCATGCTAGCGAACGACCCGCAGCTGCTAGTTCTGGACGAGCCGACGAACCACTTGGATTTGCCGAGTATTGAAGAATTGGAAACAGCGTTGGCCAAATATTCCGGCGCGATTCTTTACGTCAGCCACGATAATTATTTCCGCGAAAAACTTGGCGGAAAAGTTGTGCAAATTGGCGCAGAATAA
- a CDS encoding glutaredoxin family protein, with product MSEDTTNNHQDTKVVVYSTSWCAFCHTEMEWLKKLGIDFVSKDIEADPGAKEELLNKNGGNFQGVPVTDINGELVLGFDRPKLQDLLRKNGLLSD from the coding sequence ATGAGCGAAGACACAACGAACAACCATCAAGACACAAAAGTTGTCGTGTACAGTACCAGCTGGTGTGCGTTTTGCCACACGGAGATGGAATGGCTGAAGAAGCTGGGAATTGATTTTGTTTCCAAAGATATCGAGGCTGATCCTGGCGCAAAAGAGGAATTGCTAAATAAAAATGGCGGCAATTTCCAAGGCGTGCCAGTAACAGACATCAACGGGGAATTAGTGCTTGGTTTTGATCGACCGAAACTACAAGATTTGCTACGAAAAAACGGCTTACTATCCGACTAA
- a CDS encoding F0F1 ATP synthase subunit A, with translation MINYMASAGPHISVKVDEVFNVAGISITNSHLVGFLGLIALVWAMFRTRAAVLGKKKHNFITRLIQWTFDGLYNTVCQVIPDQKWARKVAPLCITLFFFIIAQYWLGLLPIVGPITIGEHHTPLFRGGVADLNMTFGLAIVTIVAAQVYAFKYLGFKGNLGRYFVNPLRDPIMSFVGILELVAEFSRMLGLSFRLFGNVLAGEILLAIIAYMTKFLSPVALQPFYFFELFIGGIQAYIFFMLSTVFISLGLAHHDSHEPIDEVHSSAETNKLAISESD, from the coding sequence ATGATTAATTATATGGCAAGTGCTGGTCCGCATATTTCAGTAAAGGTTGACGAAGTTTTCAATGTTGCTGGCATATCTATTACAAATTCACATTTGGTTGGGTTTTTGGGGCTAATTGCGCTGGTATGGGCGATGTTTCGTACTCGTGCAGCGGTTTTAGGTAAAAAGAAACATAATTTTATCACGAGGCTAATTCAGTGGACGTTCGACGGACTTTATAATACGGTTTGCCAGGTCATTCCAGATCAAAAATGGGCGCGTAAAGTTGCTCCGCTTTGTATTACTTTATTTTTCTTTATCATCGCGCAGTACTGGCTGGGGCTTTTGCCAATTGTTGGTCCGATTACAATTGGCGAGCATCACACTCCTCTATTTCGCGGTGGCGTGGCAGATCTTAATATGACATTCGGTCTGGCAATTGTTACGATTGTCGCGGCTCAGGTTTACGCGTTTAAATATCTTGGCTTTAAGGGCAATTTGGGGCGATATTTTGTTAACCCACTGCGCGATCCTATTATGTCATTTGTCGGAATTTTAGAGCTGGTGGCAGAGTTTTCGCGAATGTTGGGGCTGAGTTTCCGTTTGTTTGGTAATGTTTTGGCTGGCGAAATTCTCTTGGCAATCATCGCTTATATGACGAAGTTTTTGTCGCCCGTAGCTCTGCAGCCGTTCTATTTCTTCGAGTTGTTTATAGGCGGTATTCAGGCGTATATTTTCTTTATGTTATCAACTGTGTTTATTTCCCTGGGGTTGGCTCACCATGATTCACACGAGCCAATTGATGAAGTTCACTCCTCTGCTGAAACTAATAAATTAGCGATATCAGAGAGTGATTAA
- a CDS encoding H+-transporting ATPase, with product MEALSFALTYAIPAAFAAIGAAIVGAAAMNAAGRNPEKINDLRTMMILGISFIDAIAIIGFVAAIVGKVM from the coding sequence ATGGAAGCATTATCATTTGCACTTACCTACGCAATCCCAGCTGCATTTGCAGCAATCGGCGCTGCAATCGTTGGCGCAGCAGCCATGAACGCCGCTGGTCGTAACCCAGAAAAAATCAACGACCTACGCACAATGATGATCTTGGGTATTTCATTTATCGACGCTATTGCTATTATCGGTTTCGTCGCAGCAATCGTCGGCAAAGTTATGTAG
- the atpF gene encoding F0F1 ATP synthase subunit B, which produces MEKILTQFANSGASEKAGLFDSLGIDWALLAFQTVAFLILLFVLRKFVYPPMMEMLVKREKDLKAADAAAKSAKENADRAEEMTAEMMRKARAQASDIVASAREEATEVVEEAAKKATAKSEALIKEAHNTIAQEIENAKKDLHNSTLELVAEATGKVLGEKIDAKKDTKLISESLEEAK; this is translated from the coding sequence GTGGAGAAAATATTAACACAATTTGCCAATTCTGGCGCATCGGAAAAAGCTGGTTTGTTTGATTCGCTGGGTATTGATTGGGCGTTGTTGGCGTTTCAGACAGTAGCATTTTTAATCTTGCTATTTGTTCTTCGCAAGTTTGTCTATCCGCCAATGATGGAAATGCTCGTCAAGCGAGAAAAAGACTTGAAAGCGGCTGATGCGGCGGCAAAATCTGCTAAGGAAAATGCCGACCGAGCTGAAGAAATGACCGCCGAAATGATGCGAAAAGCACGAGCTCAAGCTAGCGACATCGTGGCGTCTGCTCGAGAAGAAGCGACCGAAGTTGTTGAAGAAGCGGCTAAAAAAGCGACTGCCAAATCTGAAGCTTTGATCAAAGAAGCACATAATACGATTGCTCAAGAAATTGAAAACGCTAAGAAAGACCTGCACAATTCGACATTAGAGTTGGTGGCTGAAGCGACTGGCAAGGTTTTGGGCGAGAAAATTGATGCGAAGAAAGATACGAAGCTGATTTCGGAATCGCTTGAGGAGGCTAAATAG
- a CDS encoding F0F1 ATP synthase subunit delta produces MKSVSRRKLAKYAAEQILAGNDAVLEEIAGLLIYEKHEREIDLLVRDIEAELAENGEIVASVESARALDENTRHKIEQFLATAVSGKNSKPKVSLRESIDPTLIGGLKLRTPTATLDATVLKKLNDLRAKKI; encoded by the coding sequence ATGAAGTCGGTGTCCAGGAGAAAGTTGGCAAAGTATGCAGCTGAACAGATTTTAGCTGGTAATGACGCAGTACTGGAGGAAATTGCTGGCCTTTTGATTTACGAAAAGCACGAACGTGAAATTGATTTGTTGGTGCGAGATATTGAGGCTGAATTGGCTGAGAACGGTGAGATCGTGGCATCGGTCGAGAGTGCGAGAGCACTTGATGAGAACACAAGGCATAAAATAGAGCAATTTCTGGCGACTGCGGTAAGTGGTAAAAATAGTAAACCAAAAGTATCTCTAAGAGAATCAATTGACCCGACGTTGATTGGTGGACTTAAGCTACGAACGCCGACCGCAACACTGGACGCAACAGTTTTAAAGAAGTTAAACGACTTGCGGGCGAAGAAAATCTAG
- the atpA gene encoding F0F1 ATP synthase subunit alpha — translation MSKIDVTELAKSLREKIAQLEATEGLEDAGVVIRVGDGVAWVHGLSNAGYSEVLEIETDGDTVEAFALNLMEDEIGAVILGGENKVKAGASVRRKGSVLDVPVGEELLGRVVDPLGRPLDDGPAIKTKKRGLIERPAIGVMGRKSVHEPLMTGIMSIDSMFPIGRGQRELIIGDRQTGKTAIAIDTMINQARQKTGVVNVYVAIGQKLSKIARLVDRLKEEGVMDQTIIVATSPSDAASLLYLAPYAGTAMGEYFRDNGGHALMIYDDLTKHAVAYRQMSLLLRRPPGREAYPGDVFYLHSRLLERSAKLSDELGAGSLTALPIIETQAGDISAYIPTNVISITDGQIFLETDLFYQGIRPAISAGLSVSRVGGAAQTKAVKSVGGNLKLGLSQFRELASFAQFGSDLDDATKAQIDRGQRLTELLKQPQYQPMSVWEQFVSIHAVTGGMFDDVPVSKIKDAQSALLTYLWKNSKDAMRELNKGDKPSDEQLKLIDEATKEIAKGFEE, via the coding sequence ATGAGCAAGATTGATGTGACAGAATTAGCCAAAAGCCTGCGGGAAAAAATCGCGCAGCTGGAGGCGACAGAAGGTTTGGAAGATGCTGGCGTGGTTATTCGCGTTGGTGACGGCGTGGCTTGGGTTCACGGTTTAAGTAATGCTGGCTATAGTGAAGTGCTAGAGATTGAAACTGATGGCGACACGGTTGAGGCATTTGCCCTAAACTTGATGGAAGATGAGATTGGTGCGGTGATTCTTGGCGGTGAAAATAAGGTCAAGGCTGGCGCTAGCGTTCGTCGCAAAGGTTCGGTACTAGACGTTCCTGTCGGCGAGGAACTGTTGGGACGAGTGGTTGATCCGCTAGGTCGACCTCTTGACGACGGTCCAGCGATTAAGACGAAGAAACGTGGTTTAATTGAGCGTCCTGCTATTGGTGTGATGGGTCGTAAATCAGTTCACGAACCTCTGATGACCGGTATTATGTCGATTGACTCAATGTTCCCAATCGGTCGTGGTCAGCGTGAGCTTATCATTGGTGACCGTCAAACTGGTAAAACGGCAATTGCTATTGATACGATGATCAACCAGGCTCGTCAAAAGACTGGCGTGGTGAACGTTTATGTGGCGATTGGTCAGAAATTGTCGAAGATTGCTCGATTGGTCGACCGATTGAAAGAAGAGGGCGTGATGGATCAGACGATTATCGTTGCGACTAGTCCGTCTGACGCAGCTTCCCTACTTTACTTGGCACCTTACGCTGGTACAGCTATGGGTGAATATTTCCGCGATAACGGCGGTCACGCATTGATGATTTATGACGATTTGACCAAGCATGCGGTGGCTTATCGACAGATGTCGCTATTGTTGCGCCGCCCACCAGGACGTGAAGCCTACCCAGGTGATGTTTTCTATTTACATTCACGACTATTGGAGCGTTCGGCTAAATTGTCTGATGAACTTGGCGCGGGAAGCTTGACGGCTCTGCCAATCATCGAAACTCAGGCTGGCGACATTTCCGCTTACATTCCGACCAACGTGATTTCTATTACCGACGGTCAGATTTTCCTGGAAACCGACTTGTTCTATCAAGGCATTCGCCCAGCCATCTCAGCCGGTCTATCAGTTTCTCGCGTTGGTGGCGCGGCTCAGACGAAAGCCGTTAAATCTGTTGGCGGAAACTTGAAGCTCGGTCTTTCTCAGTTCCGCGAATTGGCATCATTTGCTCAATTCGGTTCAGACCTTGACGACGCAACAAAGGCTCAAATTGACCGAGGTCAGCGACTCACTGAGCTTCTGAAGCAGCCACAATATCAGCCAATGAGCGTCTGGGAGCAATTTGTTAGTATCCACGCTGTGACTGGCGGTATGTTTGACGATGTTCCAGTTTCTAAGATTAAGGACGCACAGTCTGCCCTATTGACTTATCTCTGGAAAAATTCTAAAGATGCTATGCGTGAGCTAAACAAGGGCGACAAGCCTTCGGACGAGCAATTGAAATTGATTGACGAAGCTACGAAAGAAATAGCGAAAGGATTTGAGGAGTAA
- the atpG gene encoding ATP synthase F1 subunit gamma: MPSTRALKNRIRSVDSTKQITKAMQLVAASKMRRAQEADKASAPYTMAAEELLSYLASQGATDNHPLFVRRKINKRLIIVVASDKGLAGAYNTNILKKYLELLKRDDERGIENLTLAIGRRASQFATRLKDTKIVGTYEDLPDQPSGLTFHTILNTAINMFKNGEVDAVTLVYTRFVNSMVQTAELDRLLPAGTEVLVDPSKVSNTISDAKYEPSIPEVLDAVAYRLVGARLLQALLDARASEHSMRMMAMKNATDNASDLVDDLTLAMNKARQGAITQELAEISGGVEAMEQ; encoded by the coding sequence ATGCCGAGCACTCGCGCGCTGAAAAATCGCATTCGTTCGGTGGACTCGACTAAGCAGATCACCAAGGCTATGCAATTGGTGGCGGCTAGTAAAATGCGTCGGGCTCAAGAGGCAGATAAGGCTTCTGCGCCGTACACAATGGCGGCGGAAGAACTACTGTCTTATTTAGCGAGCCAAGGCGCAACTGACAACCACCCGCTGTTCGTTAGGCGAAAGATAAATAAGCGATTGATTATCGTGGTGGCTAGCGACAAAGGTTTGGCTGGCGCATATAATACCAATATTTTGAAGAAGTATTTGGAGCTATTGAAGCGTGATGATGAGCGCGGAATTGAGAACTTGACTTTGGCTATCGGTCGCCGGGCTTCGCAGTTCGCAACACGCCTTAAAGATACAAAAATTGTCGGTACGTATGAAGATTTGCCAGATCAGCCGTCTGGATTGACATTCCATACGATTTTAAATACGGCGATAAATATGTTTAAGAATGGTGAGGTTGACGCAGTTACGCTTGTTTATACACGTTTTGTCAATAGCATGGTTCAGACTGCGGAATTGGACAGATTATTACCGGCAGGAACAGAAGTCTTGGTTGATCCGAGTAAAGTTTCTAACACGATTTCTGACGCCAAATATGAGCCGAGTATTCCAGAAGTTTTGGACGCGGTGGCGTATCGTTTAGTCGGTGCGCGACTGTTGCAGGCGCTGCTTGATGCTCGAGCCAGTGAACATTCTATGCGCATGATGGCGATGAAGAATGCTACGGATAATGCCAGTGATTTGGTTGATGATTTGACACTAGCTATGAATAAAGCTCGTCAAGGAGCGATTACTCAGGAGCTTGCTGAAATTTCTGGTGGCGTGGAGGCGATGGAACAATGA